The Rhinolophus sinicus isolate RSC01 linkage group LG09, ASM3656204v1, whole genome shotgun sequence genome includes a window with the following:
- the YAE1 gene encoding protein YAE1 homolog: protein MSWVQAATFLDDQGEEGEVFDEEADESLLVQREWRSHMQRRVKEGYRDGLEAGKAVTLQQGFNQGYKEGAEVIINYGQLRGTLSALLSWCHLHDNSSTLIGKINNLLDAVGQCEECVLKHLKSVTPQPHVVDLLDSIQDMDLCHVVPTEKESGKAKDERLCENNAELNKKCNKSLGGVDCSSSQCGREHTRSENPSLSWILEQTASLVKQLGVSVDILQHLKQL, encoded by the exons ATGTCGTGGGTTCAAGCCGCAACTTTCCTCGACGATCAAGGAGAAGAGGGGGAAGTGTTTGATGAGGAAGCCGACGAGTCGCTCCTGGTGCAGCGGGAATGGCGGAGCCACATGCAGAGACGCGTCAAA GAAGGTTATAGAGATGGACTAGAGGCTGGCAAAGCAGTTACTCTGCAACAAGGCTTCAATCAAGGTTATAAGGAAGGTGCAGAAGTCATTATAAACTATGGACAACTCAGAGGAACtttgag tgCTTTGCTCTCCTGGTGTCACCTTCATGATAACAGTTCGACTTTGATCggtaaaataaataatcttctGGATGCAGTTGGCCAGTGTGAAGAGTGTGTTCTCAAACATCTGAAATCAGTTACCCCACAGCCCCATGTTGTAGATTTATTGGACTCCATTCAGGATATGGACCTTTGTCATGTAGTTCCAACTGAGAAAGAGAGTGGTAAAGCTAAAGATGAAAGACTCTGTGAAAATAATGCTGAGTTGAacaaaaaatgtaacaagagCCTTGGTGGGGTTGACTGTTCATCTTCACAATGTGGTCGGGAGCACACACGTTCTGAAAACCCAAGTCTCTCCTGGATCTTAGAGCAGACAGCCAGCTTAGTAAAACAGCTGGGAGTGTCAGTAGACATATTACAGCACCTTAAACAGCTGTAA